A window of the Sporosarcina sp. FSL K6-2383 genome harbors these coding sequences:
- the fapR gene encoding transcription factor FapR produces the protein MRMPKKERQRQLGLLLEENPFLTDGELAEHFSVSVQTIRLDRLEGGIPELRERLKTVATRTMQEEVKSLHSDEIIGDIIDIVLDKRALSIFDVTIDHVFQRNGIARGHHLFAQANSLAVAVMDDDLALTVKSTLNFLKPVKAGERVVARAEVKRESLVEKRTLVEVVSTVGDETVFTGEFYMYRTTDRKQVETI, from the coding sequence TTGAGAATGCCTAAAAAGGAACGGCAACGACAGCTTGGATTGTTGCTTGAAGAAAACCCGTTTTTAACAGATGGGGAATTAGCGGAACATTTTTCCGTGAGTGTGCAAACGATTCGATTGGATCGGTTGGAAGGCGGTATTCCTGAACTAAGGGAACGGTTAAAAACTGTAGCCACACGCACGATGCAAGAAGAAGTGAAGTCACTTCATTCCGATGAAATTATTGGAGATATTATAGATATCGTACTCGATAAAAGGGCTTTGTCCATTTTTGATGTGACAATAGACCATGTTTTTCAACGCAATGGGATTGCGCGGGGGCATCACCTTTTTGCTCAAGCTAATTCACTGGCAGTTGCCGTGATGGATGATGATTTAGCGTTGACAGTAAAATCGACTCTCAACTTTCTAAAGCCTGTGAAGGCAGGGGAGCGAGTTGTCGCGCGCGCTGAAGTGAAGAGAGAAAGCTTAGTAGAAAAAAGGACGCTCGTTGAAGTTGTTTCAACGGTTGGTGATGAAACAGTGTTCACGGGAGAGTTTTATATGTACCGAACGACGGATAGGAAGCAGGTAGAAACCATATGA
- the plsX gene encoding phosphate acyltransferase PlsX: MIIALDGMGGDHAPGEIIAGALESLAAFDDIHIHIYGDEQAMAPFLQQHERLKVIHCTEKIEADDEPVRAIRRKKDASMVRMAQAVKDGEAAACVSAGNTGALMAAGLFVVGRIDGIERPALAPTLPTVDGKGFVMLDLGANADAKPSQLGQYAVMGSIYAEKVRGIDNPRVGLLNIGTEEGKGNELTKASFAVLSEAPINFIGNVEARDLLTGVADVVVTDGFTGNVVLKTIEGTAGAFFSMLKEVYATSVKTKLSAALVKNDLRGLKNKMDYTEYGGAGLFGLNSPVIKAHGSSNANAILNAIRQARTMVQYDVSGTIRETVRKVDIQ, from the coding sequence ATGATTATAGCGCTAGATGGAATGGGCGGAGATCATGCACCTGGTGAAATTATTGCGGGTGCATTGGAAAGTCTCGCTGCATTTGATGACATACATATACATATTTATGGTGATGAGCAAGCTATGGCGCCATTTTTACAACAACATGAGCGTTTGAAGGTTATCCACTGTACAGAAAAAATTGAGGCGGATGATGAACCAGTTCGAGCCATTCGCCGGAAAAAAGATGCATCCATGGTTAGAATGGCACAAGCTGTAAAAGATGGCGAAGCGGCGGCATGTGTATCCGCAGGTAATACGGGTGCACTGATGGCGGCGGGCTTGTTCGTTGTTGGGCGGATTGATGGTATTGAGCGTCCAGCGCTCGCCCCGACACTTCCAACGGTTGATGGTAAAGGCTTTGTCATGTTAGACCTTGGTGCCAATGCAGATGCGAAACCATCTCAGCTTGGGCAATATGCAGTGATGGGTAGTATTTACGCTGAAAAAGTACGAGGCATCGACAATCCGCGCGTGGGCTTACTCAATATAGGAACTGAAGAAGGTAAAGGGAATGAGCTGACGAAAGCTTCGTTTGCTGTTCTGTCAGAAGCGCCTATTAATTTTATCGGAAATGTAGAAGCACGTGATTTACTGACTGGTGTAGCAGATGTCGTGGTGACGGATGGTTTTACAGGGAATGTCGTGTTAAAGACCATCGAAGGGACCGCGGGCGCTTTCTTCTCGATGTTAAAAGAAGTATATGCTACTTCAGTAAAAACAAAATTGTCAGCTGCACTTGTAAAAAATGACTTACGTGGCTTGAAAAATAAAATGGATTATACAGAATATGGTGGGGCAGGGTTATTTGGCTTGAATTCTCCTGTTATTAAAGCGCATGGTTCGTCCAATGCCAATGCTATTTTGAATGCCATCAGACAAGCAAGAACAATGGTGCAATATGATGTTTCTGGAACTATTCGCGAAACAGTAAGGAAGGTGGACATTCAATGA
- the fabD gene encoding ACP S-malonyltransferase: MMKIAFIFPGQGSQAVGMGTELAATYAESKQFFEQADDVLGFQLSQLITEGPQAELTITYNAQPALLTVGSMIAERLVEAGITPDYTAGHSLGEYTALVASGVLSFADGVSVVHQRGLFMNEAVPAGEGAMAAILGLDGDKLKEVTDAITVEGFAVQPANLNCPGQIVISGTKAGVEKACVQLKEAGAKRAIPLDVSGPFHSSLMEPAAQKLRAALDEVTMSDAAIPVIANVNASVATHSTEIKGFLVEQLYSPVLWEDSVRTLLENGVTHFIECGPGKVLSGLVKKIDRSATVLPVYDEETLQAVIEASKGWS, encoded by the coding sequence ATGATGAAAATAGCATTCATATTCCCAGGACAAGGCTCACAAGCAGTGGGTATGGGAACAGAATTGGCAGCAACCTATGCCGAAAGTAAGCAATTTTTTGAGCAAGCCGACGATGTCCTTGGATTTCAACTAAGTCAGCTTATTACAGAAGGACCTCAGGCAGAATTGACGATCACTTACAACGCACAACCGGCGCTTTTAACAGTCGGTTCAATGATTGCGGAACGATTAGTAGAAGCTGGTATTACACCGGATTATACAGCAGGACATAGCCTCGGTGAATATACAGCACTTGTCGCTTCAGGCGTTTTGTCATTTGCAGACGGTGTGTCTGTCGTTCATCAGCGCGGATTATTTATGAACGAAGCTGTTCCGGCAGGTGAAGGAGCAATGGCAGCCATCCTAGGGCTTGATGGTGACAAGTTAAAAGAAGTGACAGATGCGATTACGGTTGAGGGTTTTGCTGTTCAACCAGCTAACCTGAATTGTCCGGGACAAATTGTCATTTCCGGTACGAAGGCAGGTGTTGAAAAAGCTTGTGTCCAGCTAAAAGAAGCAGGCGCGAAAAGAGCGATTCCACTCGATGTTAGCGGACCATTCCATTCATCATTAATGGAACCCGCAGCACAAAAGCTACGTGCAGCATTGGATGAAGTGACGATGTCAGATGCCGCAATTCCGGTGATTGCCAATGTGAATGCGTCAGTGGCTACTCATTCAACTGAGATCAAAGGCTTCCTCGTTGAACAACTTTATTCGCCTGTTCTGTGGGAGGATTCAGTTCGCACATTGTTGGAGAATGGCGTTACGCATTTCATCGAATGTGGGCCAGGGAAAGTATTGAGTGGGCTCGTCAAGAAAATAGACCGTAGTGCTACTGTACTGCCAGTTTATGATGAAGAAACGTTACAAGCTGTCATCGAAGCTTCGAAAGGGTGGTCGTAA
- the fabG gene encoding 3-oxoacyl-[acyl-carrier-protein] reductase, with the protein MGKFAGKTAIVTGASRGIGREIALLLAKEGARVAVNYSGSKDKADEVVQSITESGGEAFAIQADVSNADSVKAMVDQMLETFGSIDILVNNAGITRDNLLMRMKDDEWDDVININLKGVFLCTKGVTRQMMRQRTGKIVNVASIVGVSGNPGQANYVAAKAGVIGFTKTAAKELASRNINVNAVAPGFITTDMTDTLNEEVKTQMLTAIPLGKLGSPADVAKTVAFLLSDDAAYITGQTIHVDGGMVM; encoded by the coding sequence ATGGGAAAATTTGCAGGGAAAACAGCAATTGTTACTGGAGCTTCACGCGGAATTGGTCGCGAAATCGCATTGCTTTTGGCCAAGGAAGGCGCGCGCGTAGCTGTTAACTATAGTGGAAGTAAGGACAAGGCGGATGAAGTCGTTCAATCAATTACAGAGTCCGGCGGAGAGGCTTTTGCAATCCAAGCAGACGTTTCCAACGCTGATAGCGTAAAAGCGATGGTTGATCAAATGCTAGAAACCTTTGGCTCGATTGATATTCTCGTTAACAATGCCGGAATTACAAGAGATAATTTGCTTATGCGAATGAAAGACGATGAATGGGATGACGTTATCAACATCAACTTAAAAGGCGTTTTCCTATGCACAAAGGGTGTTACACGCCAAATGATGAGACAACGTACTGGTAAAATTGTCAACGTTGCATCCATAGTTGGCGTATCGGGAAATCCAGGTCAAGCAAACTATGTGGCCGCAAAAGCAGGCGTAATCGGCTTTACGAAGACGGCAGCTAAGGAGCTAGCTTCACGCAACATCAACGTCAATGCGGTCGCTCCAGGCTTTATCACAACAGATATGACAGATACGTTGAATGAAGAAGTGAAAACCCAAATGCTAACGGCAATTCCACTTGGTAAACTGGGAAGTCCAGCAGACGTAGCAAAAACTGTTGCATTTTTATTATCAGACGATGCGGCTTATATTACAGGACAGACTATCCATGTAGACGGTGGAATGGTAATGTAA
- a CDS encoding acyl carrier protein has protein sequence MSTVLERVTKVIVDRLGVDESEVKLEASFRDDLGADSLDVVELVMELEDEFEMEISDDDAEKVTTVGDTVSYIESKIN, from the coding sequence TTGTCAACAGTACTTGAACGTGTAACGAAAGTAATCGTCGATCGCCTTGGTGTCGATGAAAGTGAAGTTAAATTAGAAGCTTCTTTCCGTGACGATCTCGGCGCAGATTCATTGGACGTCGTAGAACTAGTTATGGAATTAGAAGATGAATTCGAAATGGAAATTTCTGATGATGATGCTGAAAAGGTGACGACTGTAGGAGATACAGTTTCGTATATCGAATCAAAAATCAACTAA
- the rnc gene encoding ribonuclease III, translating into MNSRRNNGRTITATLPVAIRNKFDELQQRLDIHFKNHALLYNAFTHSSYVNEHRRKNFTDNERLEFLGDAVLELGVSQFLYATEPGMSEGELTKLRAAIVCEPSLVKFSSELNFGDYILLGKGEEQTGGRMRPALLADVFEAFIGALYIDQGMEAVVPFLEKVVFPKISIGAFSHVMDYKSRLQEIVQQKNNGQLQYEIIEEKGPAHAKKFVTVVRLGDVELGTGLGKSKKEAEQEAARHAIQELKSRQAEGES; encoded by the coding sequence ATGAACAGTAGACGAAATAACGGAAGAACTATTACTGCGACACTTCCAGTTGCAATTCGAAATAAATTTGATGAGCTACAACAAAGATTAGATATTCATTTTAAAAATCATGCACTCTTGTACAATGCATTTACGCATTCATCTTATGTGAATGAGCACCGAAGAAAAAACTTCACTGATAATGAAAGACTTGAATTTTTAGGCGATGCGGTACTTGAACTCGGGGTCTCTCAGTTTCTGTATGCCACAGAGCCTGGTATGAGCGAAGGGGAGCTGACGAAACTAAGAGCCGCTATTGTTTGTGAGCCTTCTCTTGTTAAGTTTTCGAGTGAGCTTAACTTTGGTGATTATATTCTTCTAGGAAAAGGCGAGGAACAAACAGGTGGACGGATGCGGCCGGCTCTTCTAGCAGACGTATTTGAAGCGTTTATCGGTGCGTTGTACATAGATCAAGGAATGGAAGCAGTCGTACCATTTCTTGAAAAAGTCGTCTTCCCTAAAATCAGTATCGGTGCTTTTTCGCATGTGATGGATTATAAAAGTCGTCTACAGGAAATTGTTCAGCAAAAAAACAATGGCCAACTTCAGTATGAAATTATCGAGGAGAAAGGCCCGGCTCATGCTAAAAAATTCGTTACTGTCGTTCGTCTCGGAGATGTAGAGCTTGGGACAGGTCTCGGAAAATCGAAAAAAGAAGCCGAACAGGAAGCAGCCCGTCATGCGATTCAAGAGCTTAAGAGTCGACAGGCCGAAGGGGAGAGCTAA